A single genomic interval of Cervus elaphus chromosome 26, mCerEla1.1, whole genome shotgun sequence harbors:
- the MRAP2 gene encoding melanocortin-2 receptor accessory protein 2 isoform X5 has protein sequence MNSFVSDFGKPLEPDKVFSPQGNEESRSFFHCYISEVDPLEKAKACLQTTALDSEVHLQEAIRCSGRPEEELNRLMKFDIPNFVNTDQNSFGEDDLLISETPIVLENKPVVQTSHKELD, from the coding sequence ATGAACAGCTTTGTGTCAGACTTTGGAAAGCCCCTGGAGCCCGATAAGGTGTTCTCTCCACAGGGCAATGAGGAATCCAGGTCCTTCTTTCACTGCTACATCAGTGAAGTGGACCCCTTGGAGAAGGCCAAAGCTTGTCTCCAGACCACGGCCCTCGACAGTGAAGTTCATCTCCAGGAAGCCATCAGATGCAGTGGGCGGCCAGAGGAGGAGCTGAACAGGCTCATGAAATTCGACATCCCCAACTTCGTCAACACCGACCAGAACTCCTTTGGGGAAGATGATCTCCTGATTTCTGAAACACCTATTGTTCTAGAAAATAAGCCAGTGGTCCAGACctcacacaaagagttggactga